A single genomic interval of Halorubrum aethiopicum harbors:
- a CDS encoding 50S ribosomal protein L24e codes for MVETRTCDYTGEEIEPGTGTMFVKTNGQILHFVDSKAEKNYFLGREARDLEWTEEGRNEGGE; via the coding sequence ATGGTCGAGACACGAACCTGTGATTACACCGGCGAGGAGATTGAGCCCGGGACGGGCACGATGTTCGTGAAGACGAACGGCCAGATCCTCCACTTCGTCGACTCGAAGGCGGAGAAGAACTACTTCCTCGGCCGCGAGGCGCGCGACCTCGAGTGGACCGAGGAGGGTCGCAACGAGGGAGGCGAGTAG
- a CDS encoding 30S ribosomal protein S28e gives MSAEEGTGDSTTAEVIEVVGKTGMHGEAMQVKCRIQEGSNQGRIITRNVLGPVRLGDVLQLRETQRDADAIGGR, from the coding sequence ATGAGCGCAGAAGAGGGAACCGGCGACTCGACCACCGCCGAGGTGATCGAGGTCGTCGGCAAGACCGGGATGCACGGCGAGGCCATGCAGGTCAAATGCCGCATCCAGGAGGGATCGAACCAGGGACGGATCATCACGCGAAACGTCCTGGGTCCCGTCCGGCTGGGCGACGTGCTCCAGTTGCGCGAGACCCAGCGCGACGCCGACGCCATCGGAGGCCGATAA
- the rpl7ae gene encoding 50S ribosomal protein L7Ae gives MPVYVDYDTPADLAERSLEAFEVARDTGTVKKGTNETTKSVERGNAKLVLVAEDVSPEEIVMHLPELAEEKGIPVVFVDTQEEVGHAAGLEVGSAAAAVVEAGDAADDIEDIGEKVAELR, from the coding sequence ATGCCAGTTTACGTAGACTACGACACCCCGGCCGACCTCGCCGAGCGATCGCTCGAGGCGTTCGAGGTCGCCCGAGACACCGGTACGGTAAAGAAGGGAACGAACGAGACCACAAAATCCGTCGAGCGCGGCAACGCGAAGCTCGTCCTCGTCGCCGAGGACGTCTCGCCCGAGGAGATCGTGATGCACCTCCCCGAGCTCGCCGAGGAGAAGGGGATCCCGGTCGTCTTCGTCGACACCCAAGAAGAGGTCGGCCACGCCGCGGGCCTCGAGGTCGGTTCCGCCGCCGCCGCGGTCGTCGAGGCCGGCGACGCCGCCGACGACATCGAGGACATCGGCGAGAAGGTCGCGGAGCTCCGATAA
- a CDS encoding bifunctional metallophosphatase/5'-nucleotidase, with the protein MARLLHYSDIENVFDVPERAARLAGRIRALDGPDAAVVATGDTTAPGVLSLVAKGRQTIDFYAATDTLLDTFGNHEFDYGPDALRGLVDDAPVEFVSANVRDEDGEPFGRSEGVVPWTTRAVDGATVGFVGVTDPATDSLNPMAAPLSFDDPLAAAREALADLEREGPAVDHRVVLSHLGGGDDDLARELDVDAVLGGHVHSRRNERVDGTLLVRPGVNGEAVAEVDLGDPADPDAPATATLHEPDGVAPHAELERALAERMGAADLGEVVDRVAEPIERTGDVVHGGECRVGNFVADAFRWAHDADVGLSNAGGLRQGDPWAGDVTKADLISLIPFEEPVVLADVSGEELLAILREMAAPDVDFGEDDWWHGHVSNARVVWDAANEEVVEATVGGEPIDPDARYTVATSEYLLHSDHEYPTLEERHRIGEADIQYEVLADFARERGIDPEIEGRIEIRNRAAPDGSR; encoded by the coding sequence ATGGCTCGTCTCCTCCACTACTCCGACATCGAGAACGTCTTCGACGTCCCCGAGCGGGCGGCCCGTCTCGCCGGCCGGATCCGCGCCCTCGACGGCCCCGACGCCGCGGTCGTCGCCACCGGCGACACCACCGCGCCGGGCGTCCTCTCGCTGGTCGCGAAGGGCCGCCAGACGATCGACTTCTACGCCGCCACCGACACCCTCCTCGACACCTTCGGAAACCACGAGTTCGACTACGGCCCCGACGCCCTCCGGGGGCTCGTCGACGACGCGCCGGTGGAGTTCGTCTCCGCGAACGTCCGCGACGAGGACGGCGAGCCCTTCGGCCGCTCGGAGGGCGTCGTCCCGTGGACGACCCGCGCCGTCGACGGCGCGACCGTGGGGTTCGTGGGCGTCACCGACCCCGCGACCGACTCGCTCAACCCGATGGCCGCGCCGCTCTCCTTCGACGATCCGCTCGCGGCCGCGCGGGAGGCGCTCGCCGACCTGGAACGCGAGGGCCCGGCGGTCGACCACCGCGTCGTCCTCTCGCACCTCGGCGGCGGCGACGACGACCTCGCCCGCGAGCTCGACGTGGACGCGGTGCTGGGCGGCCACGTCCACAGCCGCCGGAACGAGCGCGTCGACGGGACGCTCCTCGTCCGGCCGGGCGTGAACGGCGAGGCGGTCGCGGAGGTCGACCTCGGCGACCCGGCCGACCCCGACGCGCCCGCCACCGCGACGCTCCACGAGCCGGACGGGGTCGCCCCCCACGCGGAACTCGAGCGGGCGCTCGCCGAGCGGATGGGTGCGGCCGACCTCGGCGAGGTCGTCGACCGCGTCGCGGAACCGATCGAGCGAACCGGCGACGTCGTCCACGGCGGCGAGTGCCGCGTCGGCAACTTCGTCGCCGACGCGTTCCGGTGGGCCCACGACGCCGACGTGGGGCTCTCGAACGCCGGCGGCCTCCGGCAGGGCGACCCCTGGGCCGGCGACGTGACGAAGGCCGACCTCATCAGCCTCATCCCCTTCGAGGAGCCCGTGGTGCTGGCCGACGTGAGCGGCGAGGAACTCCTGGCGATCCTCCGAGAGATGGCCGCGCCCGACGTCGACTTCGGCGAGGACGACTGGTGGCACGGCCACGTCTCGAACGCGCGGGTCGTCTGGGACGCGGCCAACGAGGAGGTCGTGGAGGCGACCGTCGGCGGCGAGCCGATCGACCCCGACGCCCGGTACACCGTCGCCACCTCCGAGTACCTGCTCCACTCCGACCACGAGTACCCGACGCTGGAGGAGCGTCACCGGATCGGCGAGGCCGACATCCAGTACGAGGTGCTCGCCGACTTCGCCCGCGAGCGCGGGATAGATCCCGAGATCGAGGGCCGGATCGAGATCCGGAACCGGGCCGCACCCGACGGGAGTCGGTGA
- a CDS encoding bifunctional methylenetetrahydrofolate dehydrogenase/methenyltetrahydrofolate cyclohydrolase, with protein sequence MTEVIDGEAVAADVRSDVAGCVETLADAGVTPGLATVLMSDDPASETYVSMKQRDCEEVGIEGIHVDVDADAPAAALFETIDDLNERSDVHGILVQLPVPDHVEKREVLRRIDPEKDVDGFHPENVGRLVAGDARYKPCTPHGVQKLLSAYDVETEGADAVVVGRSDIVGKPMANLLIQKAPQGNATVTVCHSRTEDLEGKLAGADIVIAAAGIPEFVDGSMLKEGATVIDVGINRVDAETEKGYELVGDVEYESAREVAGAITPVPGGVGPMTRAMLLYNTVKAAGRQHDVAIDLD encoded by the coding sequence ATGACCGAGGTCATCGACGGCGAGGCGGTGGCGGCCGACGTTCGATCCGACGTGGCCGGCTGCGTGGAGACGCTCGCGGACGCGGGCGTGACCCCCGGACTGGCGACCGTGCTGATGAGCGACGACCCCGCGAGCGAGACGTACGTCTCCATGAAACAGCGCGACTGCGAGGAGGTCGGCATCGAGGGGATCCACGTCGACGTCGACGCCGACGCGCCCGCCGCGGCGCTGTTCGAGACCATCGACGACCTCAACGAACGGTCGGACGTCCACGGAATCCTGGTCCAGTTGCCCGTTCCCGACCACGTCGAGAAGCGCGAGGTGCTCCGGCGGATCGACCCCGAAAAGGACGTGGACGGCTTCCACCCCGAGAACGTCGGCCGCCTCGTCGCGGGCGACGCCCGCTACAAGCCCTGTACCCCCCACGGGGTCCAGAAGCTGCTCTCCGCCTACGACGTCGAGACCGAGGGGGCGGACGCGGTCGTCGTCGGGCGCTCCGACATCGTCGGCAAGCCGATGGCGAACCTCCTGATCCAGAAGGCCCCGCAGGGGAACGCCACCGTGACCGTCTGTCACTCCCGCACCGAGGACCTGGAGGGGAAACTCGCCGGGGCCGATATCGTGATCGCCGCCGCCGGAATCCCGGAGTTCGTCGACGGCTCGATGCTGAAGGAGGGCGCGACCGTGATCGACGTGGGGATCAACCGCGTCGACGCGGAGACGGAGAAGGGGTACGAGCTCGTCGGCGACGTGGAGTACGAGTCGGCGAGGGAGGTCGCGGGCGCGATCACGCCCGTCCCCGGCGGCGTCGGGCCGATGACCCGCGCGATGCTGCTGTACAACACCGTGAAGGCGGCGGGCCGCCAGCACGACGTGGCGATCGATCTGGACTGA
- a CDS encoding HAD family hydrolase, translating to MYDAVVLDHDGVIVGRTPFDTLREAAWEAFERLGVTDPDLAHVDDVAVGVDPATLSDICDRYGIDPGEFWRVRDETASDAQIAASRAGRKTPYEDVGALGHLDAALGVVSSNQQATVDDLLAHFGLADRFDVVYGREPSIASLSRKKPSPYYLERALADLDVSTALFVGDNESDVRAADNAGIDSAFIRRPHRRSFELSAQPTYEIDDLHDLVSLCGRSPIGSP from the coding sequence GTGTACGACGCCGTCGTTCTCGACCACGACGGGGTTATCGTCGGCCGCACGCCGTTCGATACCCTCCGCGAGGCCGCCTGGGAGGCGTTCGAGCGGCTGGGCGTGACCGACCCGGACCTCGCGCACGTCGACGACGTCGCCGTCGGCGTCGACCCGGCGACGCTCTCGGACATCTGTGACCGCTACGGGATCGACCCGGGCGAGTTCTGGCGCGTCCGCGACGAGACCGCCTCCGACGCGCAGATCGCCGCCTCGCGCGCCGGCCGCAAGACCCCCTACGAGGACGTCGGCGCGCTGGGGCACCTCGACGCCGCGCTCGGGGTCGTCTCCTCGAACCAGCAGGCCACCGTAGACGACCTCCTCGCGCACTTCGGACTCGCGGACCGCTTCGACGTCGTCTACGGCCGCGAGCCCTCGATCGCCAGCCTCTCGCGGAAGAAGCCCTCGCCGTACTACCTCGAGCGGGCGCTCGCGGACCTGGACGTCTCGACCGCGCTGTTCGTCGGCGACAACGAGTCCGACGTCCGCGCGGCCGACAACGCCGGGATCGACTCCGCGTTCATCCGCCGGCCGCACCGCCGCTCGTTCGAGCTCTCGGCGCAGCCCACCTACGAGATCGACGACCTCCACGACCTCGTGAGCCTCTGTGGTCGCTCGCCGATCGGATCGCCGTGA
- a CDS encoding CBS domain-containing protein, producing the protein MNIADIAVPEYVEVDADERLAKVRSIFERENPKGIVVTEDGEYAGVVGEKQLLRSRMEDDTKVSAVVKPAPSVKRTEDVRETARLLVEGDVKIAPVYEGEKLYGIITVDQILEAVLESLDAITVDQIATTDVIGINEKDSVGRAINRLRENGISRLPVLDDDGMLAGVVTTNDIVEFVVRDQERQGSGDRAGDIDRMLDLPVYDIMSSPVVTATADETAKEAVSRMFDNEVSGLVVTPEGVEAVAGMVTKTDVLRALTFTEEDSLDVQITNVDLLDRTSREHVVESIESVADKYAQMQVMHAHVRLHQHKEKLRGTPLIQCQIRLRTDQGQVGGSGEGYGAEHAFHVALDKLERNVLEIKGVNADEEYRGQLLRKLGEL; encoded by the coding sequence ATGAACATCGCTGATATCGCAGTGCCGGAGTACGTCGAGGTCGACGCCGACGAGCGGCTCGCCAAGGTCCGATCCATCTTCGAGCGCGAGAACCCGAAGGGGATAGTCGTCACCGAGGACGGCGAGTACGCGGGAGTCGTCGGCGAGAAACAGCTGCTGCGCTCGCGGATGGAGGACGACACCAAGGTCTCCGCCGTCGTCAAGCCCGCGCCCTCGGTGAAGCGGACGGAGGACGTCCGCGAAACGGCCCGCCTCCTCGTCGAGGGCGACGTGAAGATCGCCCCCGTCTACGAGGGCGAGAAACTCTACGGCATCATCACCGTCGATCAGATCCTCGAGGCCGTCTTAGAGAGCCTCGACGCCATCACGGTCGATCAGATCGCCACGACCGACGTGATCGGCATCAACGAGAAGGACAGCGTGGGGCGGGCGATAAACCGGCTCCGCGAGAACGGGATCTCCAGACTGCCGGTGCTCGACGACGACGGGATGCTCGCCGGCGTCGTCACCACGAACGACATCGTCGAGTTCGTCGTCCGCGACCAGGAGCGACAGGGCAGCGGCGACCGCGCCGGCGACATCGACCGCATGCTCGATCTCCCCGTCTACGACATCATGTCGAGCCCGGTCGTGACCGCGACCGCCGACGAGACCGCGAAGGAGGCGGTCTCCCGCATGTTCGACAACGAGGTCTCCGGGCTCGTCGTCACCCCCGAGGGCGTCGAGGCGGTCGCGGGGATGGTGACCAAGACCGACGTGTTGCGCGCGCTCACCTTCACCGAGGAGGACTCGCTCGACGTCCAGATCACGAACGTCGACCTGCTCGACCGCACCTCGCGCGAACACGTCGTCGAGTCGATAGAGAGCGTGGCGGACAAGTACGCCCAGATGCAGGTGATGCACGCGCACGTCCGGCTCCACCAGCACAAAGAGAAGCTCCGCGGCACCCCGCTCATCCAGTGTCAGATCCGCCTCCGGACGGACCAGGGACAGGTCGGCGGCTCCGGCGAGGGGTACGGCGCGGAACACGCCTTCCACGTGGCGCTCGACAAGCTGGAGCGGAACGTCCTCGAGATCAAGGGCGTCAACGCCGACGAGGAGTACCGCGGCCAGCTGCTCCGGAAGCTCGGCGAGCTCTGA
- the radB gene encoding DNA repair and recombination protein RadB: MSEPIPTGCEPVDDLLGGGFERGVVTQVYGPPAAGKTNLALAAAIEVAAAGDRSLFIDTEGLSIDRFEQMAGARVDRPNVDESVEELASRLVITEAYDFEDQREAVRDAEELAGEVDLIVLDSATGFYRLERADDTEGGQSLRKVAKQVTHLLSLARRHDIAVVITNQVFTDPESDRDRALGGNTLNHWTGAILRVDRFRGGNRRATLEKHRSKPAGDSATFRIVEAGLAAGASDD; this comes from the coding sequence GTGAGCGAACCGATCCCGACCGGCTGTGAGCCGGTCGACGACCTGCTCGGCGGCGGGTTCGAGCGCGGGGTCGTCACGCAGGTGTACGGCCCGCCCGCCGCGGGCAAGACCAACCTCGCGCTCGCCGCGGCCATCGAGGTCGCGGCGGCCGGCGACCGGTCGCTCTTCATCGACACCGAGGGGCTCTCGATCGACCGGTTCGAGCAGATGGCGGGCGCGCGCGTCGACCGGCCGAACGTCGACGAGAGCGTCGAGGAACTGGCCTCGCGGCTGGTGATCACCGAGGCGTACGACTTCGAGGACCAGCGCGAGGCCGTCCGCGACGCCGAGGAACTCGCGGGGGAGGTCGATCTGATCGTGTTGGACTCCGCGACCGGCTTCTACCGGCTCGAGCGCGCCGACGACACTGAGGGCGGCCAGTCGCTCCGGAAGGTCGCCAAACAGGTGACACACCTCCTCTCTCTGGCGCGGCGACACGACATCGCGGTGGTGATCACGAACCAGGTGTTCACGGACCCCGAAAGCGATCGCGACCGCGCGCTCGGCGGCAACACGCTCAACCACTGGACCGGCGCGATCCTGCGCGTCGACCGCTTCCGCGGCGGGAACCGCCGGGCGACCCTGGAGAAACACCGTTCGAAGCCCGCCGGCGACTCCGCCACGTTCCGGATCGTCGAGGCGGGGTTGGCGGCGGGCGCGAGCGACGACTAG
- a CDS encoding sodium-dependent transporter, with the protein MARETWATRMGFILAAVGSAVGLGNVWRFPFITGQEGGGAFLLVYLLFVALIGFPAILVEFVIGRYTELNPVGAIRELGSGAWNYLGWLFVVTGFVILSYYSVVAGWFLRYTLIGITDGYALAGPEEAAALFGTVTTGLDSLLFHAVFMALVIGIIAAGVRRGIELGVKVMVPAIIVLLVALGAYAFTLDAAGAAYAYYLTPDFGYLVANWTSILPAAAGQAFFTLSLGMGVMITYASYLGEDRNLAADAGIIAGLDTFVAVIVGFVVFPFLFAAGIEPGGPGPSAIFVSLTSAFAGIPAGRVLGIVFFSMVGIAALSSAISILEVLVSYLIDEFAVARVPAATAIGVAVFLLGVPVTIDLIFLSLYDSLADGILLVLGSLLLALFVGWVVPDAARAELERGIGDLGSLGTAWIWIVRIPIAVVVLVSLYLGVVDYVDFLTGDLAEWLAAR; encoded by the coding sequence ATGGCACGCGAGACGTGGGCGACACGGATGGGGTTCATCCTTGCGGCGGTCGGGAGCGCGGTGGGGCTCGGGAACGTCTGGCGGTTCCCCTTCATCACCGGCCAGGAGGGCGGCGGGGCGTTCCTGCTCGTCTACCTGCTCTTCGTCGCGCTGATCGGCTTCCCGGCGATCCTCGTCGAGTTCGTGATCGGCCGGTACACCGAACTGAACCCCGTGGGCGCGATACGCGAACTCGGGAGCGGGGCGTGGAACTACCTCGGCTGGCTGTTCGTCGTCACCGGCTTCGTCATCCTCTCGTACTACAGCGTCGTCGCCGGCTGGTTCCTCCGCTACACCCTCATCGGGATCACGGACGGCTACGCGCTCGCGGGACCGGAGGAGGCTGCCGCGCTCTTCGGTACCGTCACCACCGGACTCGATTCCCTCCTGTTCCACGCCGTGTTCATGGCACTCGTCATCGGGATCATCGCGGCCGGCGTGCGGAGGGGCATCGAGCTCGGCGTGAAGGTGATGGTGCCGGCGATCATCGTGCTGCTCGTCGCCCTCGGAGCGTACGCGTTCACGCTGGACGCCGCGGGCGCGGCGTACGCTTACTACCTCACGCCGGACTTCGGCTACCTCGTCGCGAACTGGACGAGCATCCTGCCAGCCGCCGCCGGGCAGGCCTTCTTCACGCTCTCGCTCGGCATGGGCGTGATGATCACCTACGCCTCCTACCTCGGCGAGGACCGGAACCTCGCGGCGGACGCGGGCATCATCGCCGGGCTCGACACGTTCGTCGCCGTGATCGTGGGCTTCGTCGTCTTCCCGTTCCTCTTCGCGGCCGGGATCGAGCCCGGCGGTCCCGGCCCCAGCGCGATCTTCGTGAGCCTCACGTCGGCGTTCGCCGGGATCCCCGCCGGCCGAGTCCTCGGGATCGTGTTCTTCTCGATGGTCGGGATCGCGGCGCTCTCCTCCGCCATCAGCATTCTCGAAGTGCTCGTCTCGTATCTCATCGACGAGTTCGCCGTCGCTCGCGTCCCGGCCGCGACGGCCATCGGCGTCGCCGTCTTCCTGCTCGGCGTCCCGGTGACGATCGATCTGATATTCCTCAGCCTCTACGACAGCCTGGCCGACGGGATCCTGCTCGTGTTGGGCTCGCTGCTGCTCGCGCTGTTCGTCGGTTGGGTCGTCCCCGACGCCGCCAGAGCGGAACTCGAGAGGGGGATCGGCGACCTCGGCTCGCTCGGCACTGCCTGGATCTGGATCGTCCGGATCCCGATCGCCGTCGTCGTCCTCGTCTCGCTGTATCTGGGCGTCGTCGACTACGTCGACTTCCTGACCGGCGACCTCGCCGAGTGGCTGGCCGCACGGTAG
- a CDS encoding NAD(P)/FAD-dependent oxidoreductase: MERVDVAIVGGGPAGSSAAHAAASGGADALVLEKGVPRADREGLGPDSTDAAGILDYWVDIMGIHPDEFDDGVVQRELDRAEFRGPSAAATLYDTGIDSSYDRFGYTFHRARFDDWLRERAEEAGAEYRVGVSVRGVDTDLDAGSDGGTPRHTLTLADGDEIGADFVVLADGPQRTVTNRVLDEYLPTGKGGSDRLAPPEANHIAYQEYRRVPEAVYEEVNDAIVFWWGVMPGETAYPWIFPNQDRVCRIGLTMPIGMDIDDFDVDAYELLSADDDSIPSGAEYVRRLLEWQYGDEYDVEEAFPLVEDAGKRGGTETYPISSTRPIDSPTGAGIAVAGGAMGTTSAFHEGGDHVAVRTGAIAGELAAAGDLAPYNRRWKEAIGDEVVRNVTMADMVADYTPADWDRIIGAADAMLAVEAGDGLLAQPYRSGWESLKLVLGYKWNKRKTKRGYVTIDEDEYVY; the protein is encoded by the coding sequence ATGGAACGCGTAGACGTCGCGATCGTTGGCGGGGGCCCTGCCGGTTCGTCCGCGGCGCACGCGGCCGCGAGCGGCGGTGCCGACGCCCTCGTGTTGGAGAAGGGCGTGCCGCGAGCCGACCGCGAGGGGCTCGGTCCCGACTCCACCGACGCCGCCGGGATCCTGGACTACTGGGTCGACATCATGGGGATCCACCCGGACGAGTTCGACGACGGCGTCGTCCAACGGGAGCTGGACCGGGCGGAGTTCCGCGGGCCCTCGGCCGCCGCGACCCTGTACGACACGGGCATCGACTCCTCCTACGACCGGTTCGGCTACACCTTCCACCGCGCCCGCTTCGACGACTGGCTCCGCGAGCGCGCCGAGGAGGCCGGCGCGGAGTATCGAGTCGGCGTCTCGGTCCGCGGCGTCGACACCGACCTCGACGCGGGATCGGACGGTGGGACGCCCCGGCACACGCTCACGCTCGCCGACGGCGACGAGATCGGGGCCGACTTCGTCGTGCTCGCGGACGGCCCGCAGCGGACGGTGACGAACCGCGTGCTCGACGAGTACCTCCCGACCGGGAAGGGCGGGTCCGACCGGCTCGCGCCGCCGGAGGCCAACCACATCGCCTACCAGGAGTACCGCCGCGTGCCCGAGGCGGTGTACGAGGAGGTGAACGACGCCATCGTCTTCTGGTGGGGCGTGATGCCCGGCGAGACCGCGTACCCGTGGATCTTCCCGAACCAGGACCGCGTCTGCCGGATCGGGCTCACGATGCCGATCGGGATGGACATCGACGACTTCGACGTCGACGCCTACGAGCTGCTCTCGGCGGACGACGACTCGATCCCGAGCGGCGCGGAGTACGTCCGCCGGCTGCTGGAGTGGCAGTACGGCGACGAGTACGACGTCGAGGAGGCGTTCCCGCTCGTCGAGGACGCGGGCAAGCGCGGCGGGACCGAGACGTACCCGATCTCCTCGACGCGGCCGATCGACTCCCCGACCGGGGCGGGGATCGCGGTGGCCGGCGGCGCGATGGGGACCACCTCGGCGTTCCACGAGGGCGGCGACCACGTCGCCGTCCGCACCGGCGCGATCGCGGGCGAGCTGGCGGCCGCCGGCGATCTGGCCCCGTACAACCGGCGCTGGAAGGAGGCCATCGGCGACGAGGTCGTCCGGAACGTCACGATGGCGGACATGGTCGCCGACTACACGCCGGCCGACTGGGACCGGATCATCGGCGCGGCGGACGCGATGCTCGCCGTGGAGGCCGGCGACGGCCTCCTCGCACAGCCGTACCGATCGGGCTGGGAGTCGCTGAAGCTCGTCCTCGGCTACAAGTGGAACAAGCGGAAGACGAAACGCGGCTACGTGACGATCGACGAAGACGAGTACGTCTACTGA
- a CDS encoding AI-2E family transporter, which translates to MSDRAARPSSPLNGLSVLALVSAVFAAVLIATYLQYVLLAVVIAYVLTPLQRRAEEHVRSDVAAVSVIGGSILVVFIPLAYVLTVALRQGLALLTALRRGELRQFVVEEIELFGYVIDIDVLYATYQEPISAAIQRLASWGLGLLRGLPDLTVGLSVTLFVLFALLRDGDRLAEWALTVAPVSDRVQRDLMAELDDLMWASVVGNVIVAGIQALLLGVGLFLLGVPGVTFLTVAAFVLTLLPLVGSFGVWVPLSVYLLARGRTTAAVLLFVFGVLVSLSDTYLRPAVINRAGAINVAIIVVGIFGGIVLFGGVGLFVGPVALGGAKVVLDLYAREREADATAVDRRTE; encoded by the coding sequence ATGAGCGACCGCGCGGCGCGCCCGTCGTCACCGCTGAACGGGCTGTCGGTTCTCGCGCTCGTCAGCGCCGTCTTCGCCGCCGTTCTGATCGCCACGTACCTCCAGTACGTGCTGCTCGCGGTCGTCATCGCGTACGTGTTGACGCCGCTCCAGAGACGGGCCGAGGAGCACGTGCGGTCGGACGTCGCCGCGGTGTCGGTGATCGGCGGGTCGATCCTCGTGGTGTTCATCCCGCTAGCGTACGTCCTCACCGTGGCGCTCCGGCAGGGGCTCGCGCTCCTCACCGCCCTCCGCCGCGGCGAGTTGCGCCAGTTCGTGGTCGAGGAGATCGAGCTCTTCGGATACGTCATCGACATCGACGTCCTCTACGCGACCTACCAGGAGCCGATCAGCGCCGCGATACAGCGGCTCGCGAGCTGGGGGCTGGGGCTGCTCCGCGGGCTCCCGGACCTGACTGTAGGGCTGTCGGTGACGCTTTTCGTCCTCTTCGCGCTGTTGCGCGACGGCGACCGGCTGGCCGAGTGGGCACTCACCGTCGCGCCGGTCTCCGACCGCGTCCAGCGGGACCTGATGGCGGAGCTCGACGACCTGATGTGGGCCTCGGTCGTCGGCAACGTCATCGTCGCCGGGATCCAGGCGCTGCTTCTCGGCGTCGGGCTGTTCCTCCTCGGCGTGCCCGGCGTCACGTTCCTCACCGTGGCCGCCTTCGTGCTCACGCTGCTCCCGCTCGTCGGGTCGTTCGGCGTCTGGGTCCCGCTGTCGGTGTACCTCCTCGCGCGGGGTCGGACCACCGCGGCCGTCCTGCTTTTCGTCTTCGGCGTCCTCGTCAGCCTCTCGGACACGTACCTCCGGCCCGCCGTGATCAACCGTGCCGGCGCGATCAACGTCGCGATCATCGTCGTGGGGATCTTCGGCGGGATCGTCCTCTTCGGCGGGGTCGGCCTCTTCGTCGGGCCGGTCGCGCTCGGCGGGGCGAAGGTCGTCCTCGACCTCTACGCGCGCGAACGCGAGGCGGACGCGACGGCGGTCGACAGACGGACCGAGTGA
- a CDS encoding succinylglutamate desuccinylase/aspartoacylase family protein produces the protein MEDDRDRLELGSASAAPGTVDRGWLDVADLPTGTPERLPVVVANGTDPGPTLWLTGGVHGDEATGIAVVLETMDALAGEPETSDAGALASLAGAVVAVPVVSPAGLRRNARHTYYDDEDPNRHFPDADAESARPPKLQERIDARLYGAIVGEEDAGSNPADAVAADALIDCHTAGVDSEPFAIRDRVLYGDRRSESDAEALAADLESVVDAFGFPTLTEYPAAEYVEEDLQRSLAGAVLNEAGIPSFTAELGSHSVVDDRLVAGGVAGAFAVAVELGMLAPDDVPTGVGDPGAYVESAPVDYPVRRYRGPTTDVSGLVRHRVDAGETIAEGDVLAEITSATGEERGTVEADHDGYVISRCEGMAVYEGDPIASLAVRDDGDLVVPREGGDD, from the coding sequence ATGGAAGACGACCGAGACCGACTCGAACTCGGAAGCGCGAGCGCCGCCCCCGGAACCGTCGACCGCGGGTGGCTCGACGTGGCGGACCTCCCGACCGGAACGCCCGAACGCCTTCCCGTCGTCGTCGCCAACGGGACCGATCCGGGCCCGACGCTGTGGCTGACCGGCGGCGTCCACGGCGACGAGGCGACCGGGATCGCGGTCGTCCTCGAGACGATGGACGCGCTCGCCGGGGAGCCGGAAACGAGCGACGCGGGGGCGCTCGCGTCGCTCGCCGGGGCGGTCGTCGCCGTCCCCGTCGTCTCGCCCGCGGGCCTCCGCCGGAACGCCAGACACACCTACTACGACGACGAGGACCCGAACCGGCACTTCCCCGACGCCGACGCGGAGTCCGCGCGCCCGCCGAAGCTCCAGGAGCGGATCGACGCGCGGCTCTACGGGGCGATCGTCGGCGAGGAGGACGCGGGGTCGAACCCGGCCGACGCCGTTGCCGCGGACGCGCTGATCGACTGTCACACCGCGGGCGTCGACAGCGAGCCGTTCGCGATCCGCGACCGGGTCCTGTACGGCGACCGCCGGAGCGAGTCGGACGCGGAGGCGCTCGCGGCCGACCTCGAGTCGGTCGTCGACGCCTTCGGCTTCCCGACCCTCACGGAGTACCCGGCCGCGGAGTACGTCGAGGAGGACCTCCAGCGGTCGCTGGCGGGGGCGGTCCTCAACGAGGCCGGCATCCCGTCGTTCACCGCCGAGCTCGGCTCGCACTCCGTCGTCGACGACCGCCTCGTCGCGGGCGGCGTCGCCGGGGCGTTCGCGGTCGCGGTCGAACTCGGGATGCTCGCCCCCGACGACGTGCCCACGGGCGTCGGCGACCCCGGAGCGTACGTCGAGAGCGCGCCCGTCGACTACCCAGTCCGGCGGTACCGCGGCCCGACGACCGACGTCTCGGGACTGGTTCGCCATCGCGTCGACGCGGGCGAGACGATCGCCGAGGGCGACGTCCTCGCGGAGATCACCTCGGCGACGGGCGAGGAGCGGGGGACCGTCGAGGCCGACCACGACGGCTACGTGATCTCGCGATGTGAGGGGATGGCCGTCTACGAGGGCGACCCGATCGCGAGCCTGGCGGTGCGCGACGACGGCGACCTCGTCGTTCCCCGCGAGGGCGGCGACGACTGA